Proteins encoded within one genomic window of Lentimicrobiaceae bacterium:
- a CDS encoding DNA-3-methyladenine glycosylase I, with translation MNTCPWHSNDPLMIKYHDTEWGVPVHDDRKLFEFMVLDAFQAGLSWKTILHRREGFRKAFDNFDVKKIVAYDEERIQELLSDTGIIRNRLKVYATVENARHFLEIQKEFGSFDHYIWQFTGYKTIMNYWKRMKDVPVSTLESDAMSKDLKKRGFRFVGTTICYAFMQAAGIVNDHLANCFRYEEVGR, from the coding sequence ATGAACACTTGTCCTTGGCACTCTAACGACCCGCTGATGATAAAATATCACGATACCGAATGGGGTGTTCCCGTTCACGACGACCGCAAATTGTTTGAATTTATGGTGCTTGACGCCTTTCAGGCAGGATTAAGCTGGAAAACCATCTTACATCGCCGTGAAGGTTTTCGCAAGGCATTTGACAATTTTGACGTAAAAAAAATTGTCGCCTATGATGAAGAAAGAATTCAGGAACTACTCAGCGATACCGGCATCATCCGTAACCGCTTAAAGGTATACGCAACTGTGGAAAACGCCCGTCATTTTCTTGAGATACAAAAGGAATTTGGCAGCTTCGACCATTATATCTGGCAGTTTACCGGGTATAAAACTATTATGAACTATTGGAAAAGGATGAAAGATGTCCCTGTTTCTACCCTTGAATCGGATGCGATGAGCAAAGATTTAAAAAAACGTGGGTTTCGTTTCGTGGGAACCACCATTTGCTATGCCTTTATGCAGGCAGCCGGCATAGTAAACGACCATCTTGCAAACTGTTTCCGGTACGAGGAAGTAGGGCGGTAG